One window of Globicephala melas chromosome 5, mGloMel1.2, whole genome shotgun sequence genomic DNA carries:
- the LOC115857148 gene encoding LOW QUALITY PROTEIN: centrin-4-like (The sequence of the model RefSeq protein was modified relative to this genomic sequence to represent the inferred CDS: inserted 2 bases in 1 codon; substituted 1 base at 1 genomic stop codon): MVSAKLQPLTGAGLGLKFLPGTRKEFSLRNVLFASFHDPRLSLASNCRTSSGQWKKRAAXKLNETQKQEIKEGFDLFDVVGSGTRDVKGLKIAMWALGFEPKKEEIXKMVAEIDKEGIGTISFEDFLAIMNVKMSEKDEKEDILKAFKLFGDDNTGSISLNNIKGVGKELGENLTDDELQEVLDEADHDGDGEINEEEFLRMMQKTTLY, encoded by the exons ATGGTGAGTGCGAAGCTGCAACCACTtactggggcagggctggggctgaagTTTCTCCCCGGAACAAGGAAGGAATTTAGTTTACGAAATGTATTATTCGCCTCCTTTCATGATCCTCGACTGTCATTA GCATCCAACTGCCGCACAAGTTCAGGCCAATGGAAGAAAAGAGCAGC GAAATTGAATGAAACCCAAAAGCAAGAAATTAAAGAGGGCTTTGATTTATTTGATGTTGTTGGGTCTGGAACCAGAGATGTGAAAGGATTGAAG ATTGCAATGTGGGCCTTAGGATTTGaaccaaagaaagaagaaatttaaaaaatggtagctGAAATTGACAAAGAAGGAATCGGCACCATtagttttgaagattttttggCCATAATGAATGTAAAAATG agtgaaaaagatgaaaaagaagacaTATTGAAGGCTTTCAAATTATTTGGTGATGATAATACAGGAAGTATATCACTAAACAATATCAAGGGGGTTGGTAAGGAACTAGGGGAAAATTTGACAGATGATGAACTTCag GAAGTGCTTGATGAAGCTGATCATGATGGGGATGGagaaataaatgaggaagaaTTTTTGAGAATGATGCAAAAGACCACTCTTTATTAA